A stretch of DNA from Gaiellales bacterium:
TGACGACATGCGGTTCACGAGCGCGGCCGCGTCCGGATCGGGGTCGGCGCCCGCGTTCACGCCGAGCAGCGCCCGCAGTGCCTCCCGCAGCTCCCTCGCCGCGGCGATGTCACGCTCGCCGGGTGGGGGGCCGGCGGCCGCCAGCCCCTGCTCCTGCAACCATGCGGAGAAGGTCTCGCGCTTGGCGAGAAGATCCCGGCCCTCTTCTGCGTCCAGGGTATTGACGAACGCCTGTACGAGGCCCAGTGGCCCCGGGGCAGGGGCTCGATCGGAATCGGCCGGCGCAGTGCTCATGTAACCAGTGTACAATATACGCTGGTTACACCAGCCGAGAGGAGGGATCCACCATGCACACCGCCAACACCTGGCTCGCACTTCGCAACTTCGACTGGGAAGCGCACACCGACCGCGGCCGCCGCGAGGCCGACCGCGCGGTCATGCGGCGCGTGATCGATCCCGACGCGCCGATCGACCGGCG
This window harbors:
- a CDS encoding CGNR zinc finger domain-containing protein; translation: MSTAPADSDRAPAPGPLGLVQAFVNTLDAEEGRDLLAKRETFSAWLQEQGLAAAGPPPGERDIAAARELREALRALLGVNAGADPDPDAAALVNRMSSRAPVRLELGPGGAATLQGGGVAGAVLAAAGTAMLNGSWTRLKACLDPGCGWAFYDRSRNRSGQWCDTTCGSRHKVRAYRARQRHTPTQ